CAACCTGTCTTACTACACACGGACGCTCCCCCCATTGCCAAAGGACTGCCCTACACCTATGGGAACCGCAGGTAATGAGCTCACGTCTAACCAGTCTTTTGGGATTCCTTACAGTTTACCTGAGATTATGGAAACCTTAAAAATTCCCCTCCGATGGGTTACTCAATCATTCCCACCAGTCGAAAGTCACAGACTTCCCAAGAGTCCAAAAGGAGATGGAACAATAACGCAGTCATATGAACATTATTTTAACTGTCTTTAGtaaccaaatacatttttttgttgagATAGAACCCCAATTATGTTCCTAACATCTTTTTTTTTGTCTCTTGATAGGAAGAGCAGTGCTCCCGGATGTCAAGCTCGTGGTGGAGAAGGTTTTGTTGAGGAAGCGGTTCATTCCGGATCCTCAGGGTTCCAATCTCATGTTCGCCTTCTTCGCCCAGCACTTCACCCACCAGTTCTTCAAATCAGACTTCATGAAAGGACCAGCTTTCACCAAAGCCTTGGGCCATGGCGTAAGTCTAATTTACAATACATGACAAATAGTGCGTCTGTCACATGAAAATATGTTTCCATTTTGTTTCATGGTTGACTTTAACTTAGGCTTAGAGGGTATGTTTGGACTCACTTTCTACCTCTGTGTTTCAGGTGGACTTAAACCATGTTTACGGAGACACTCTGGAGAGACAGCACAAGCTGAGGCTGTTCAAGGATGGAAAACTGAAGTATCGGGTTTTGAACGGCGAGGTCTACCCCCCATTGGTAAGGGAGGTTGGTGCCGAGATGCACTACCCACCCCAAGTGCCCGAGGAGCACCGCTTCGCTGTGGGCCACGAGCATTTTGGCTTGGTCCCCGGGCTCATGATGTATGCCACCATCTGGCTGCGCGAGCACAACCGTGTCTGTGACGTCCTGAGGCAGGAGCATCCCGAATGGGACGACGAACGCATCTTCCAGACCACACGCCTTATCCTAATTGGTGAGTCACCAGTACCAAAAGTGGACACGcatactgtacctactggtcATAAACGCTTCAGGTCCTTATAATGGGAATCGTATATGATCAAAGTATGGCAATATTCAAGTATGTTCTAGAAACTGTACAATGCATACAGATGAAAACAGCTCTGTATAAAACCGATCAAAACTCTATATTTGGGTGTCAGGTGTTTATTGAGAAATGTCTCACCAACCTCAAGGAGTGTTGTCATGCATTCTCTTACTCCCGCCCTCCCTTCTTTCCTGGCTCGCAGGCGAGACCATTAAGATCGTGATTGAGGACTATGTCCAGCACCTGAGTGGCTACCACTTCCAGCTCAAGTTCGACCCGGAGCTCCTCTTCAACCAGCGTTTCCAGTACCAGAACCGTATCGCAGCTGAGTTCAATACCCTGTACCACTGGCACCCACTGATGCCTGAAACCTTCAGCATTGAGGACCGCGCCTACACCTACCCCCAGTTTGTCTTCAACAACTCCCTGGTCACAGAGCACGGCATCAACAACCTGGTGGAGTCCTTCACCAAGCAGATCGCTGGAAGGGTGAGTTGTCTGGTGGGGTGGACACTGTGGGGTCCAATGAGGAATAGCGGAAATGAGTGGACACTAAGATCCTAACAGCAATAGTCTTTCATTGGGGCCTAAGTGACAATTCTTATATCAACTTTATATGCTAAATAATGAATAAATGAGTGGAGCTGTATAAGGGCACTGGAGTTTGGTAGGTGTTCACTTCGTAGGGCAACAACACCTATATCTAATGCTGGAAATATATTAACGAGAATGACAACAGACACCATACCCCAACAAGATATTTTTACATAGAAAAAAAGGTGTCAAAAGTTGATATTGACCGAGGATCTTGATTCCCTTTGGTTCCCAGGTGGCTGGTGGACGGAACCTGCCTCCTGCACTAGTGGGCGTGGCAGCTAAGGCCCTGGAGCACAGCAGAGACATGCGTTACCAGTCCCTCAACGCCTACAGGAAACGCTTCAACATGAAGGCCTACACCTCCTTTGAGGACCTCACAGGTGAGAACTAAAATTGTACACACCCTATTATGATATGTGTATATCCTCAATCTAATAGTTACTTAGTTACTAGGTGAAAGGTAACATTTAGTAAGCACAGGTCCATGGCAACTGAAGTAGTCCCTGAATAAAGTGGCAGGATTGGTCCAGCTCTTTTGTTATTGGCATGGTTACCACCTTCATGACAGCTGCTGATAGAGagtgggcagggaggagtgatccAAGTGTATGGTGTCTGTACTTGTGTCATTGAGTTCCCATAAAGACCAAAACACAGACTTGTCATAGCATGCACCTTGTTTGTCAActtattttttttttggggggggggggtgaggatGTATTGCATGCCTTTCTTTTGCTGCATTGTGGTATAGACATTTGTGAGTAGCAGGCTAGAGTTATTAACCCTTTGTTTGTTGTTCTGTTGGTGTtgcaggagagacagagctgGCTGCGGAACTAGAGAGTCTATATGGGGATGTAGATGCTGTGGAGCTGTACCCAGGCCTTCTGGTGGAGCGCCCCAGACCTAACGCTGTTTTCGGGGAGACTATGGTCGAGATGGGTGCACCCTACTCCCTGAAAGGTCTTCTGGGAAACCCCATTTGCTCGCCGGAATACTGGATGCCCAGCACGTTCGGCGGGAGTGTGGGCTTTGACATCGTCAACACTGCTTCATTGGAGAGGCTGGTGTGCAGCAATGTCAAGGGTTCTTGTCCGATGGTGTCCTTTCAAGTGCCTGATTTTTTGAGAGCATTTGAGTCGGCGTCAGTCAACACAAGTGAGGCACACCTGAGTGACATGAACCCAGGTGTTCTGTTCAAAGAAAGGACTTCAGAGCTTTAAATAACTTAAACACTAGGTTCTATTCAAGTACACAAATACACAGTTTCTCAGTGTTCTAAAGATGGTCTCGTTTTAGCTTAATTTGctttatttagttatttattaTTGATTAATTTATGtatttaatatttattttgtATGGTTGAATATTGAGTTGTTATTAAGTAATTATTATGTTTTTAAATATGGATACCTATTACAAATGTCTTACATGAACAAAAGCAAGTTAGTTTACTCTGTATACAATGTGGAACTTGAAGGAGTTGCATTTACTTGAAGAAAATAACTATTAGAAATGCTTGTATGTTGTTGAGCTACTGAATGGATACAGCTGGGCTGTATTTGTCAAtactttttttgttattttaaagACAAAGACTATTATTGTAAATGGATGAAGTGAATAATGGATGTAGAAATATACCGTTTTTTTTTCAGAAAGTATGAAGACACTGTATTtgtctccagccccatccctcagctgtttactaaAGACAGTGGCGGGCTGtctgttgttttgttgttgtttcaacTGCGGATTGCCCCTTAAATGTTACGAAAGTCATGATTTACATTCCAACTAAAATGGTTAGGCACTTGAGAAAACATTAAAAGACAATCGATTTGTCAAGATTATAATTTTATTAGTCTGATTCAATTGCGTATATTCATGTCACTATGTCACCCTggaccacattttgttgtgttactgcctgaataaaaaaaaatattaaattgagattgttttGTCAATGACCtatacacaatatcccataatgttaATGGAGAATGAtcttttttgacatttttaccaaatttgaaatatcttgagtcaattCAACCCCTTTTTTTGTGGTAAGCCCAAATAGGCTCAGGAGTTTTAAAAAAATGCTTAagaagtcacataagttgcatggactaataatgtttaacatgattttttgaatgactaccttgtctctctaccccacacatacaattatctgttaggtccctcagtccagcagtgaatttcaaacacagattcaaccacaaagaccatgaAGGTTTTCTAATGCCTTGCAACGAAGGTCACCTAGAGTACCTtgaaaaagtattcatcccccttggcattttcctattttgttgcgaTTTAACCTttcatttaaatagatttttatttggatttcatgtaatggacatacacaaaatcgTCCAAATTGATGaagtaaaaagaaaaaaattacttgtttaaaaaaattcaaaaaaatacaaaacggaaaagtggtgcgtgtatatgtattcatcccctttgctaCGAAGCCCCTAAAtacgatctggtgcaaccaattaccttcagaaatcacataattagttaaataaagtccacctgtgtgcaatctaagtgtcacacgatctcagtatatatatacctgttctgaaaggcccctgagtctgcaacaccatcaagcaaggggcaccatcaagcaagcggcaccatgaagaccaaggagctctccaaacaggtcagggacaaagttaaggagaagtacagatcagggttgggttataaaaaaatatctgaaattttgaccatcccacggagcaccattaaatccattattcaaaaaattgaaagaatatggcaccacaaatGTACCTGCCAAGAGagagccgcccaccaaaactcacagaccaggcaatgaGGGCATTAATTAGAGagacaacaaagagaccaaagataaccctgaaggagctgcaaagagATTGAATTACATGTCCATAGGACccctttaagccgtacactccacagagctgggctttgcagaagagtggccagaaaaaaagccattgcttaaagaaaaaataagcaaacacgtttggtgttcgacaaaaggcatgtgggagactccccaaacatatggaagaaggtactctggtcagatgagactaaaattgagctttttggtcatcaaggaaaacactatgtctggaggaaacccaacacctctcatcaccccgagaacactatcccctcagtgaagcatggtggtggcagcatcatgctgtggggatgtttttcataggCAGGgattgggaaactggtcagaattgaagaaatgatggatggcgctaaatacagggaaatcctTGGAGGGACACCTGTTTCAGtctttgagactgggacagaggttcaccttccagcaggacaatgacgcTAAGCCTACTGCTAatgcaacacttgagtggtttaaggggatacatttaaatgtattggaatggcctagtcaaagcccagacctcaatccaattgagaatttgtggaatgacttaaagattgctgtacaccaggagctggagcagttttgccttgaagaatgggcaaaaatatcagtggctagatgtgccaagctgatagagacataccccaagagacttgcagctgtaaatactgcaaaaggtggctctacaaagtattgactttggggggggggggggtgaatagttatgcatgctcaagttttctgtttttttgtccagTCTACTTTCTTTTCAGTCTACTTTCTACCAGACACAGAGAtgaatttacctttcagcaggggaccacaacctaaaacacaaggccaaatctacactgagaTGCTTACCAAGCAGACAATGAATGTACAGTTTTGACttatatctatctcaaactctatggtaagacctgaaaatggttgtctagcaatgatcaaccaatttgaaagagcttgaataattttgcatagaataatgggcaaatgttggaCAATCCAGGTTTGGAACGCTGTTAGAGACTTAAAGACtcgcagctgtaatcgctgcaaaaggtgcttctacaaagtattgactcaggggtgtgaatacttatgtaaatggaaaATGTCATTTTCCAATACATTTGAAaactttctaaaaacatgttttcactttgtcgttattgggtattgtgtggatAGGTGAGATTTGTATTTTTATCCGTTTAGAATTCAGGTTGTagcacaacatgtggaataagtcaagcggtgtgaatgctttctgaaggcactgtaaacacTTTGTTGCAATAActgtctccactcttctggaaaggctttccactatatgatggaacattgctgtggggacttccattcagccacaagagcattactgaggtcgggcactgatgttgagcgattagACCTGGCTTGTGGTCGTCGTTCCAATTCgtcccaaagatgttcgatgggtttgaagtcagggctctgtgcaggccagtcaagttcttccacaccggtctcgacaaacaatttctgtattgacctcgttttgtgcacggggaattgtcatgctgaaacaggaaagggccttcaccaaactgttgccgcaaagttgaaagcacagaatcatctagataATTTTTTACGTGTTACGCGCTTCAGCatttggcggtcccgttctgtgagcttgtgtgacctaccccTTTACAGccgagctgttgttgctcctagacatttccacttcacaataacagcacttacagggcagacatttgatgaactgacttgttggaaaggtgaaatcctatgacggtgccacgttgaaagtcaatgAGCTCTTCAGGAAGGCCATTCTAAAGccctccactaatcaggcctttttggtagagtggccagacagaagccactcttcaaTTAAAGGCACACAGCCCGcttgtttgccaaaaggcccctggtctgatgaaaccaagattgaactctttggcctgaatgccaagtgtcgcgtctgtaatcgctgctaaaagtgcttcaacaaactattgagtaaagggtctgaatacttatgtaaatgtggaacatttctgggatctttttttcAGCTaaagaaaccaacactttacatgttgggaccaagactttacatgttgtgtttatattttgttcagtgtagataacTCTCTGTTGATCAGAAGCAAGGATGGTTCTGTGCTATATACCGAATTGTAACCACTACTCCGATAAGTACATTTGCATTTAATATTTTTTGACCTCTGTAATCGAGAGGCATTGCTGGAGCCGTGTGATGAGGTAAGCCCTGTTTGCTATATGCTAACAAGCTTTTTTGGTAAGGTCAAAGCTAGTTGCTTGTGAAAATTTGCTAGATAACCCCCGACTGTAGTTATGTGTACAACGTACATTGTCTTTCTTACAAGGAAGAAGAAAACCAGAATAGGCTAGCAGAAGGACTGTTGTGACCTCTTTAGTGAGCTACCCAGCTGGATAATGTTAGCTCATGGTTTGTGTAGTCGTACTTTTTCATGTGGTGACATGCTATCTAGCATTAGCCCACCAGGGAAGGGATATTTAAATTACATTAAATTAAATCTACAAAGAAGGCGCCGACATAAAGGGCCTcctcgcttctagtccttaggaaactttgcagtattttgtttttttccgtattatttcttacattgttagcccagaagatcttaagtgttattacatacagccgggaagaactattgtcaacttaccagcactacTATCAGGAATACGACTTAGCTTGCTAGTTAACGTTAACTCACCGTTTGTGTAGTCAGATTTGCTCTCAAACGTTAGGCCGGCACCATGGCAAGGGTAATTGGTTAGCTAGCGTGTCACTACTTAGAAAAGTCTGACTACTCGAACAGtgagctaatgttaactagctggcttaATATCACTTGGTGGGCTAGCTAGTTAAGTACCTTGgttggctagctagctcacaAAGGACTTGTGGGCTCAATGTTTTCCCCATACAACAGTTTTGTTCCACGAGCACATCTGTTGTACATGACTAATCAAATGACCTGTGAAGTCAGTTAGAAATGTCAACTGGGAGGAAGATCCAGACACATCCACCATGACAGAAAATGAAAATCCAGACCTATGAAGTTCCAGGCCCCTTGGCTGCTGAAGAATGTAGGAGGCTGCTGTCTGCACAGTTGCAAAATGTTCTCACTGAGGTCCACCTTGAGGAAACATTGGCGCAGTTCTCCTACTGGAGAATCAGCTGTATACCCGCAACAGGTATTCAGCATCACAGCTGTCTGATAAAGTACTTAGGTAGGGAACAGGACTTCCAGACAAGAAATGTTGATTACTTTGAACGTTACAAGGACTGCGATGTCTATTTTGCCAAGTGGAGGGTCGAGATGCTGTCATTTGAGGATCAATTGTTTACGGCGCATATGAAGTTGCATCACAGCTACACCAACTTGCACCTGGCTCAACTATTCTGTTGTTATGCAAGCACTGTCAGCAATGTTGCCATCACTTTCATTATAAAGGTGATCTACAAGCTGTTTTTCAGTAGCATCATGAAGACTGTTCCAAGTCGGGAGAAGAACCAAACGTGCTTAAATGCGTCTTTTCAGGGGTCCAGCAGAAACTGCACGATGATCATTGACTGTACTGACATAGAAGTTGCTCCTCCAAGTCAGATGGATCTGCAGAGGCAAACCTACTCAGTGTACTGTTCAATGTACCCCTTCAAGGTACTCCTGGGAGTTGCAACTAATGCGGTTATCACATACTGCAGTGATCTGTATTTAGGTTCTGTGTCGGACAAAGCCATTGTCCAGAAGGTTGAGGTTTGAGAAGATCTTCACGTCTGGTGACATGATTTTGGCTGACAAAGGCTTCTTGATACAGAGCTTGATGCCTGCAGGAGTCACTGtgaacattcctccattcctgAACCACAGAAGGTTCACAGAGAGTGATATACATTTCATAAAAGACATCGCAAGAAACAGGATCCATGTTGAGAGGGCAAATGCTTGactaaaatcttttttttttttttttgtgatatTTATCCCACCTTATCTGCGTTGTTATAGTAATGTGCTGGCGCAGACTTGCTGTGCACTTGTTAACCTCCAAGACCAACTCATCAGATAAATAGCTGTTGATTGGGAAACAACGAGGCATGAGGATTGGGTGTTGTGGGACCATTTTCCACGGTGGGTTTGTGTTCTGAAAAACAATGTATTTTCTGTCCAGATAAAGATGTTGATACAGCAGTAGCTAACAAACATGAATTATTACAAAGCAGAGTCAGTGCAGTAAGTGACCTCCCACCAGCTGCTGCTGAGCACAGTTGACCAAACATGCTGATCTACGGACTGATTTCTTCTGATATCAATCCCTCTTATTAGGGGCAGCATGTCTACAACGTCAGGGCAAATGAAGCAAGCAATCTCTTTACGTCAGAAGAGATAGAGCTAACAAGTTGTCGAAGTGGGACCATGTCTATGTTCCCTCAGCACTACGTTCCGTCAGTTCTACTAAACTAGGGATCGGCAGTGCGCTACGATGAACTGCATCTAACGGCTTTAATGAAGTGGCTGCTGTGTTCATATTGATCAGTGCTACTCACATTCTTTTTTTGTAAGGGGGCCACTTTGGGTTGAGACAATCATTCAGAGGGCAGCACAGATCTTTAATTTGTTGTACTTATTCTTCCAATATGATCAATTATCAATTGAGAGCAAACTCAGAGCAATGGAGCGCATACAATTGATTTGATGTACAGCACATCACAAATATATACATGCATGTATAAGAGCCGTGTTAAGGGTTACCTCAGTAGTGTGGGACGAGCGAAAATGTCCCTTCTGCTCCTTGACTGAATTCATTCTAAATGTTTGGTCTGTTGTTGCTATCCTTGTGAGGCAATCCAGGTGTGCAtttgtcagtctgtttctctgtttatGTTTCACAATGTTCATTGTTGAAAATGTTGCTTCACATTAATAAGTGTTGACAAAAAAAATCTGtcaccttttgcacacactgcttCAGAAGTGGATACTCTGTGTCTGACACAAGGCTCCAGAAATGGGTAACACCTGATCTGAGTTTGGGCCTGATCTGGTAGAGCTGTGCTCAGACAGGTCTGGTAGCATGGGAGGGAGGTTGTAGAGGGAATTGAAGAGGGTGGTGTGGAGGGCAGTGTGGCTGGCAATGCTCCAAACTCTGTATGGTGCCTCTGACTGTGTACAGCTTAGGCATAGCTCAGTGTATCTGAATGCAGGTCCTGGGAGAAAAGTGGTGGAGGGTGGTGTGGGGGGCAGTGTTGCTGGCTGTTCTTCAGTCTCTGTGAGGTGCCAATGGATGCAGGTCTAAAAGAGGGTATGATTTGTCTCAGGGAGTTGGTGGCTGTCCCGTTGCTTCTGTGGGGTGAGGTGGACTGGCTGCCCAGAGCAACATCCTTTGACGTCCTGGCGAAGGTGGAGACTGCCTCTTTGTACAATGGAAAATTGTCATAAAGACAGTCCAGGCTGAGGGTGGGATGGTGGGCCAGGTGTACTTTGAAGTGATAAggcccgagaagccggtgtttggaggatatattgaaaCGGGTGTTCTTATGCCCAAGACGAAGTCGAGGTCTGgaaaaccgtgccaatatatcctccaaagactggcttcgagggcattatcacttttatgcaACGGGTTacaaacatattcaaataatgattgacatattttcattaacgttatttttatgaatttattcatactatctCAAATCCAAACATGTCCCAACACAAAtgtagggttgctacccaagctgaCTGGTCATTTGTTTCATTGGTTCAGTTGGCAGAGACACGATCCAGTCGTTcaatctttttgttctgtatctatggacatgACCGTTCGTTTTGTTTTACCTTTTTTCGTATATATCCATATATTTATGCTAGCTGATTATCGATTTAGACTGGCTGAGAAATCTGTCTGTCTCGTCACGACTCCTGACACGTTCAATACTATGGGAAAGCTGGAGATatcatttgaatattgaaacaatgttgcaaatgtcagagagacagacagcaaagtTTGTTcaaatctccactgttgaaaacaaaatgttagtctaaaagaaatatgagataatgtctagatgctttttatagtggagatcaagtttataaattgcctggctgggctgatgagacagtggattgcgcagtcagatggaacagagtaaataggaattttaacgtcatagatttagccggtggtaacttgtggaattcAGTTTTAATCAATCAACATTCAGGATTAGAATGGGCCATAGCACACAGTCCCGAGAGAGCCTGGCAGGGTGGAAGCCTCTCCTCTGGGTAGATATTACTATCTTTGCAAGGGGGTAGATGGTGAAGGCCCTCTCTATCACTTCCCTTAGTGATGTGGCCACCCTCTCCTGTTGAGCACGCAGGTCAATGGTCCCCATGTGAATGATGATATGGCTTGGGGAACAAAGTTGGGCCACAATCAAGAGCTCCATAGCTCTCTCTGTTGAGGGGCATTATTACTATGACACCTTTTTATTTGGGAAAAGTTTATTCTGTTTGAGTCCATCATTAATACATTGTCTGGTTTCTCGTCAGGTCTCTGGAGGATGGAAGGAGTGATGGGAGTAATTACAGGCCgtgagatggggatggaggggtTCAGCTGGGTTGGTGCATTGGTTGGTTGGGTTAGTTGGTTGgttgggttggttggttggttggttggtaggCTCTGATTCAGCTGTTGGCCTGGTTCTGGGATTTGTGGGACTCTGGGTGGTGGCTGAGAAATTCCTGCCTTAGCTCATGTAGCTCCTTCTGCAGATTGTGCTTGTGGCTAGTGTTGACTGTGCTGGACAGTTCCTCTCTAAGTCTGTGCAATTCCATCCTGAGAGCCTGATTGTCCTCAACATTTTTCATTGCACACATTGCAGTTCCTGGATCCCATCCCTATGCTGACGCACCAGGCTGATCTCCTCCTCTATAAGATGATGTGGTACTGCAGGTGTCACATGTCAGAGAGGCATGCTCAGGGCTGTGTCTACtgcagatgagggagggagagacttcATACTGGGGCACAGA
The genomic region above belongs to Oncorhynchus nerka isolate Pitt River unplaced genomic scaffold, Oner_Uvic_2.0 unplaced_scaffold_4___fragment_4___debris, whole genome shotgun sequence and contains:
- the LOC115114277 gene encoding prostaglandin G/H synthase 2-like, with product MNKVICIILLLTVGLYFCEGVDPCCAQPCENRGLCNSKGFDNYECDCTRTGYYGKNCTTPEFLTWIKISLKPAPNTIHYILTHYKGLWNVINKITFVRNAIMSYVLTSRSHLVDSPPTYNADYGYKSWEAYSNLSYYTRTLPPLPKDCPTPMGTAGRAVLPDVKLVVEKVLLRKRFIPDPQGSNLMFAFFAQHFTHQFFKSDFMKGPAFTKALGHGVDLNHVYGDTLERQHKLRLFKDGKLKYRVLNGEVYPPLVREVGAEMHYPPQVPEEHRFAVGHEHFGLVPGLMMYATIWLREHNRVCDVLRQEHPEWDDERIFQTTRLILIGETIKIVIEDYVQHLSGYHFQLKFDPELLFNQRFQYQNRIAAEFNTLYHWHPLMPETFSIEDRAYTYPQFVFNNSLVTEHGINNLVESFTKQIAGRVAGGRNLPPALVGVAAKALEHSRDMRYQSLNAYRKRFNMKAYTSFEDLTGETELAAELESLYGDVDAVELYPGLLVERPRPNAVFGETMVEMGAPYSLKGLLGNPICSPEYWMPSTFGGSVGFDIVNTASLERLVCSNVKGSCPMVSFQVPDFLRAFESASVNTSEAHLSDMNPGVLFKERTSEL